Within bacterium, the genomic segment CCGGACAGAGGATGTGCGGGAACCGCTCGTCAACCCGGAAGTAGTCCAGGAACCGGTCCACGGCCTCGGGCTCGGCTAGCCGAGCGGGTTCGGTGGTTCTAGGGTCCCGGGGTTCAGGTCTCTGAGTCATCTTCGCAATCTGCGGTTGCTCGGTCCCTCATTCGACATTCGTCATTCGCAATTCGTCATTTCCTCAGAGTGCCTCTATTATCTCCGCCGGTGTGAGCATCTCCCCGTCGTAACGTTGGACCGAGATGACCGGCACATTCCGGCTCACACTCCGCTCGATGGTCCGGCGCAACTGCCCCTGGTTCATCTCCGGCACGATGACCCGACGCGCGCTCTTCATCAACGCTATCATCCGTTCCATCGGGAACGGCCAGATCATCCGCAAGCGTAGGATGCCAACCCGTCGCCCGGTCTTCTGCTCATACTGCCGCTTCGCCTCTATGGCCGAACGCGCGGCGCTTCCGTAGCAGACTATCACGGTCTCCGCGCCGAGGTCCTCGTAGGTCACATCCCACAACCAGCTCCGATTGTCGTCTATCTTCTTACGCAACCGGTCCATGTTCCAGCGGATGATCTCCGGGTCGTCGGACGGGAACCCATCCTTCCGGTGGGTCAACCCGGTCAGATGCACGCGATACCCCTCGCCGAAGCTGGCAATCCGCGCGTCGTAGTTGTTCGAATCCTCGTAGTGGTAGTACTCTGGTGCCGCCACCTTCGACCGCTTCGATTCCCACAGCGCAATCGTCTCCGGCAGCTCGACTGCCTCTCGCATGTGCCCGACGATCTCATCCATCAGCACGATGACCGGGATTCTGAGCCGCTCGGACAGATTCACTGCCTGCACGGTCAGGTCAAAACACTCCCGCACGCTCCATGGACAAAGCGCGACAATCGGATGGTCGCCGTGCGTGCCATGCCGCGCCTGCATCACGTCCGACTGTGCAGTCCGGGTCGGAGTTCCGGTTGCGGGCCCGCCCCGCATCACATTGACGATGATGCACGGCAGCTCGGCCATTATGGAATAGCCGATGCCCTCCTGCATCAGGGAGAAACCCGGACCCGACGTCGCGGTCATCGCCTTCACCCCGGCCGCTGTGGCGCCGTTCATGCAGCAGATGGACGCAATCTCGTCCTCCATCTGGATGAACGTGCCTCCGACCCGCGGCAACTCGCGGGCAAGGTATTCGGCAATCTCGGTCGAAGGCGTAATCGGATAGCCGGCGAAGAACCGCACGCCCGCGCGCACCGCGCCCATCGCACACGCCTCATTGCCGGACAACAACTGAAGGCTCACAGCTTACGGCTCACAGCTTGCAGCCTCCCGGTAACCAAAACTCCGGCTTCCGTCCTTCGACATTTCGTCATTGATTGGTCATTGGTCATTGGCGCTTGGTCATTTCTGCACGAATATCGCCATATCCGGACACCGCAACTCGCACATCCGGCACGCAATGCACTTCTCCGGGTGCGCGACCTTTATCTTGAACCGTTCGTCGAGGTCGAGCGTGCCGGTCGGGCAGAACTCCACGCATATCCGACAACCCTTGCAAAACCGGCGGATGATTGTGTGCGTATGCCCCTTGGGCCCGACCGAAGAAACCGGCTCCTCGAGCAGGAACTTCTTCACGCGGAACCTCGCGCAGGGCTGCAGCCGGCGGGCAAGTCGTGGACAGTCATTGTCTTCAGAGAGGCTATTCTATCGAGGCGAAGCCGAGGGTCAACCTCGGGAGAAGGACAGCCGACAGCTAACAGCTTGCAGCTTACAGCTTGGAAGACCGACCCATCACACGGGACAGGAGACCGGCGAGCATCCTCTTCACCTCCTCATAATCGGCGTCGAGTTTGCGCGCAGTCTCCGCCGGGGCATAGCCAAGAGCAGTCGCCAGATGTATCTGATAGCGCACCTCCTCACAAGACCCGACTGCGACGTTGATGAATTGCGCGAACTCCTTCGCGCCCGAACGCGCGCCACCCTCGGCGAGGTTCATCGGAATCGAATACGCGGCGCGCCGCATCTGGGAGGTCAAGGCGAACAACTCACAGTCAGGAAACGAAGCAGTCAGCTTGTAGACCTCCAACACCAGCCCATCAGCCCGCTTGAACACCTCGTACTTCCTCACATCTCTCACTCGCTGTCTCCTTTCGTCCGAGCGGTTAGCTGTTAGCTGTAAGCTGTCAGCTGCCCGCTAGCTGTTAGCTGTGAGCTGCAAGCTGTTAGCTATCTGCAGCCGGCAGGAGTTCATCGACGCTTCCAGGTCTGCAAGCCTAGCCGCGTAGGCGCTGTCGCTGAACCGGGCACTCGCTTCCTTCCAGATGTCGCCGATGGCCGCATTGAGCTCGTCGGCGAATGCCCGCCGGTCCGGACGCCCGCCGGCCTGACAAACGAGCTCGCGCAGGCAGTCCACAACCCGCTTTACAGCCCCGATGTCAAGATGGTCGCTCGCGAGCCAGCCGAGGTCACGGAATTCCGGCCCCAAAGCCCGAGCCAGTTGCGTAAGTCCCTGCGGTCCGAGCGCGGTATCAGCAAGCAACGCCACGACCCGGCACTGCACCTGCGCCAACAGCAACTCCAGGGTTCGCTCGTCCCGGCTGACGATCGCCTTGCGCGCAATGTCGAACACCGGCCCGATACGGACGTGCACTGCCGCAGTGTCACCCGACCTGAGCTGCCTCGCGCCCAGACGCGAAAGCAACGCGGCGGCGATGTTGTCCGGTGCGAGCAGCCGGATGGTTCTCACTGCGAACGGCACGAGCAACACCAAGGCAGAGATGAACCACACTATCGCCAGGTCCACCCACGGATGCCCTGCGGCGCGGATGTTCCGGTACGAGGCCATCAACAGCGCGATAAACACCATGGTCAGCAGGAGCATGGCGAAAGTGAACACGAAAACGGCCGACCGCGTATGCAGCCCAATCACCCGGTGGGTGTAGCTCTGGGCGGCGAGCTGAAGACCGATGAGCGTGAGCGTAAAGGCAATCCCGAGCACCGCCGCCAGAGACTGCAGGAAAGAACTGAGCATGAACAGGCTGCTCCCGTTCACGTCGCCTGCGTAGACGCGTAGCGAACCGGCGAGAACCAGCGCGGTTGTCAGCGCGATGGCCACGACCAGCAGCCAGAACAAACCGACCTCCCACGGCCGCCGTGCCGCATTATCCTTCACTCGCGGACTCCTCTTTTCCATTCAGGCTGTTAGCTGTCAGCCGTTAGCTATCGGCTCCTCTTCGTGTCTCATAACGCTCATACTTCTACATCTGCCCGCGCGATTGTCAAGCTGCGAAGCACGGAACGGAACAACCGCAGGTGAAGCAGATGACGCAGATTCAGGATTCGGATAGAGCAGAATTCAGAAACCAGAGACCAGAATGCAGAATTGACGATGGACGAAGAGACGATGGACGAAAGGACGAGTAACCGCAGACTACGCAGATGACGCAGATGTGAG encodes:
- a CDS encoding four helix bundle protein, producing MRDVRKYEVFKRADGLVLEVYKLTASFPDCELFALTSQMRRAAYSIPMNLAEGGARSGAKEFAQFINVAVGSCEEVRYQIHLATALGYAPAETARKLDADYEEVKRMLAGLLSRVMGRSSKL
- a CDS encoding 2-oxoacid:acceptor oxidoreductase subunit alpha; translation: MSLQLLSGNEACAMGAVRAGVRFFAGYPITPSTEIAEYLARELPRVGGTFIQMEDEIASICCMNGATAAGVKAMTATSGPGFSLMQEGIGYSIMAELPCIIVNVMRGGPATGTPTRTAQSDVMQARHGTHGDHPIVALCPWSVRECFDLTVQAVNLSERLRIPVIVLMDEIVGHMREAVELPETIALWESKRSKVAAPEYYHYEDSNNYDARIASFGEGYRVHLTGLTHRKDGFPSDDPEIIRWNMDRLRKKIDDNRSWLWDVTYEDLGAETVIVCYGSAARSAIEAKRQYEQKTGRRVGILRLRMIWPFPMERMIALMKSARRVIVPEMNQGQLRRTIERSVSRNVPVISVQRYDGEMLTPAEIIEAL
- a CDS encoding 4Fe-4S binding protein, translating into MKKFLLEEPVSSVGPKGHTHTIIRRFCKGCRICVEFCPTGTLDLDERFKIKVAHPEKCIACRMCELRCPDMAIFVQK